AGAGTGCAAACCGTCAAGCTGCAATCAACGAAGAAGCAGTAGAAAATGCGGCTAAGCTTAAAGAGCAAATGCAATCATTAGCATCTAACTTATCATCATTAAATGGTGTATATGGAGGAATGTTAACTGCAATGAATAAGAACTAATTAGTTTTTTAATATTAATCTTTAATTAACCAAAAAAACTAATTATGGCAGGAGGAAAACAATCTGCAAGGCAGAAAATGATTAACTTAATGTACTTAGTTTTTATTGCAATGATTGCAATGACTATGGACAAAGAAGTACTATCGGCATTTAGTTCGATGGATGCTAAGTTCGAATCTACAAATGCTTTTACAGCAAAAGCAAATGAAAATTTACTTAAAGGGTTAGAACAAAAAGCTGAAGAAAAAGCTGAATTTAAATTACCTGCAGTAAAAGCAGAACAAATTAAAGCGATTTCCGATAAGTTTAATACTTATATCGGAGGTCTTAAGCAAGACATTCTCAAAGGTGGTAACTATGAGCTAGTTAATGGCCAATTACCAGCGGAGAAAATGGATAAAGGAGATTACTTAGATGAAAAATGGTTTACGGGTGACCGTTTAACTAAAGTCGGTCAGAAAGTAATGGAAACATTCAAAAAGTACAAGGCTGATATAAAAGCAGTACTTGGTGATGATGTTACATATGAAACTGCAGTTGAAAACTTTGATAAACGTTTCGATTTTAGCGACGTTAAACCAGAAGAAGGCGCTAAATTGAGTTATTTAGATTATAACTTCCAAGGGTTTCCAGCTGTAGCATCTTATGCAAAGTTAACATCTATTCAGAATGATGTAAAGACTACAGAAGCTAACTTGTATAATGTATTTTTAGGAAATTCATTAGAAGAAGCAATTACACTTAAAAATTATCAAGCCATTGTTATACCAGATAAGAATGCTTTCTATTCGGGAGAAAAGTTTAGCGGAAAAGTTGTATTAGGTAAATATGCTAATGTAACACCTGTAAAATTAAATATCAATGGAAATGAAGTGTCTTTATCAAAAGAAGGAGCAATCGATTCTTTAGGAAATGCAAGATTAGATTTTACAACAGGTAATGTAGGTGAAAATGAAGTAAAGGGTACGTTTACTTTCATGGAAAAAGGAGAGGAATTACCAATTGAATTTACAGGAAACTATGTTGTAGTACCAAGACCAAATTCTGCAACTATTGCGGCTGATAAGATGAATGTTGTTTACCGAGGAGTAGTTAACCCAATGACGATTTCTTTTGCTGGTGTACCAGATAATAGAGTTGTAGCTAATGCAGCAGGTTTAACTAAGAAATCTAACGGTAAATACGACATGAGACCAGCAGGTGGTCGTGAAGTAACAATAAACGTTACAGGTACATTAGATGATGGAAAAAAAGTTTCAGATAAGAAAACTTTTAGAATTAAAGATTTACCAAAACCAATAGGTGCATTTAATGGTCAAGTAGGTAATGCTAAATTACCAAGAAACAATGTTGAGATAGGTAAACTATCTGCTGATTTCGGAGATGATTTTGACTTTAAATTACCATTAAATGTACAATCATTCACAATGAAAGTACCAGGTAAACCTTCTGTAAATTGTACAGGTAACAGATTGAACTCTGCAGCTAAAACTGCATTAAGATCTGCTAGAAGAGGTGATATCGTACAGTTTATCAATATTAAAGCTAAGGCATCTGGTAGTTCTATTAGAATTAAAACAGTAACGCCAGTTGTTATTGAGCTAGCAAACTAAAATATTTTTGAGCTAAACACGTTTTAAAAATAGCCTCAAACGTTTAAAATAGATTAAAATGAAGAATATAAAGCAATTATTATTAACAACTCTAGGAGTACTTACTTTCAGTGGTGTGTTTGCACAAGCAAATATTCTAAATGCAAAGATTCCTGAAGAAATCGGAGTAAAGACTGAAGAGCAGTTGCTTTTAGATAATGATGAGCCATTAGAGTATGGTTACGTAGACGATAGAGACCGTTTATATTCTAAGATGACTTGGGAAAAAGTTGTATTGGATGAGCGTGTTAACTTTCCGTTGTATTATCCTGTAGATACAAATAATATTGGCCCAGACCGACGTTCTTTGTTTCATGTATTATGGAACTCAGTAAAGTCTGGTGATATACCAAAAGTATATGCAGATTCTTATTTTTCACAAGAACGTACATTCGAGGAGTTAAAACAGTCAATGCAAAAAATCGATACTTTAGATATAGGTTTTGATCAATTCAATGCTGATGGCTATGTAGACCCAGAATATATTACTCAAAGAGATATTGAAGCTTACGATATTAAGGCATATTTATTAAAAGGACTTTGGTACTTTGATAAGCGTCAAGGAGAAATGAAATACCGCCTTTTAGGTGTAGGTCCAGCAGCTCCAGATGTTAACTTTATTGACTCTGACGATGAGGCTAACAACGAACCTATTCCATTATTTTGGGTGTTTTACCCAGAGGCTAGAGGTATCTTGCATGAGGCAAAAGCATTCAATAACAAAAATAGTGCAATGCCAATCTCTTTTGACCATATCTTAAACTCTAGACGTTTTAATGGTTACATGTACAAAGAGGAAAATGTATACGGAGACCGTGAAGTAAAAGATTATATTAAGGATAATGCTTTAATGCAACTTATGGAATCACAACGAATAAAAGACAAAATTCGTAATTTTGAACAAGACATGTGGAATTATTAATTTTTTATTTCAAATAAAACAAACGCCCGCTATTTAGTGGGCGTTTTTCATTTGTAAATAATAATATTAATTAATCTTTTGATAGATTTGCCTAAATGAAAAACGTAGATTACATAATAGTTGGTTGTGGTTTGGCTGGTATTGCCTTTTCAGAAGTTCTAAAATCAAATTCTAAATCCTTTATAGTTTATGATGATGCCTCTCAGCAATCATCAATGGTGGCTGCCGGTTTATATAATCCAGTTATTTTAAAACGTTTTACCGAAGTTTGGAAAGCAAAAATACAACTGGATATTGCATTACCTAGCTATGCAAAAATTGAAAAAGAATTAGGTGTAGAGTTAGATTATCAGCATCCTATTTACAGACGTTTCAGTTCTATTGAAGAACAAAATTTATGGTTTACAGCTTCAGATAAACCATCATTAGAACCTTTTTTGTCAACTGAAATAAAAAAAAATAAAAACCAATATATCGATGCATCTTTTGGTTTGGGAGAAGTATTACATGGTGGACGTATTGATACTGCGCATTTAATTTCTGCTTACAAAAAAGACCTTAAATCTAAAGGTTTATTAATAGAAGAAGAGTTTGATTATAAAGCTCTAGATATTTCAGAAACCAGACTATCTTATAAGGATATTGAGGCCAAGCATATCATTTTTGCAGAAGGCTATGGCGTAAAGCACAATCCGTATTTTAATCATATCCCATTAAATGGAACTAAAGGCGAAGTATTAACAATAAAAGCCCCAGATTTAAAATTAGATACCGCTATTAAATCCTCTGTGTTTATAATTTCTATAGGCAACGATTTCTATAAAGTAGGTTCGACTTACAAATGGAAAGACAAAACGAATACTCCAACAGAGGCTGCTAAACAAGAACTTTTGACGAAATTAAAGAAGTTTATAACCTGTGATTTTGAAGTAGTAGACCATCAAGCTGGAATTAGACCAACAGTTGGTGATAGAAGACCAATCGTAGGCAATCATCCTAAAATTGATAATTTGTACGTTCTAAATGGTTTGGGTTCTCGTGGTGTTATGATTGGACCTTATGTGGCACAAAAGCTTTTCAATCTTATTGAAAATAATATAGAACTCGATAATGAGATTAATATTAAACGCTTCAAGAAAATTTAACTGGTTTTGCTATTTCAACAGAGAGAAGAATGAACGACGAGAAATCTCATAATTGATGAGAAGTTATTTGTTTCCTAAAGATTTATCATAACTCATAAATAGGTTAATCCAAATATTACGAGATAATCTCATAATTATAGGCATAAATGCAATTAATGTTGCTACGATTGCAATAAAAGCTGTGACTAAAGAAGAGTCTAACAATACAAAACTTATAATAAATGCTACAACCGCAAAAGCAATACCAACGCCATAACTAACATACATAGAACCATAAAAAAACGAAGGCTCCATTCGGTATCTGGTATGACAATGAGAGCAATGGTCATTAATTTTTAGAACATCACTAATGTGGTATGGATTCTTGTCGACATACATTGATTCTTTATGGCATTTTGGACAGACACCAAACAAAATACTATAAATCTTATTTCCTTTACCAATCATAACTGAAAACCTTTACTTTTGCGTTTTTTAATACAATGCAAAGATAATTTTTTAAACGCGATGCATTGTAACAATTATAACGTTTGTCGTTATTATTTTATAATTAAAAGCTATGCTTAATATTCACAATCTTTCTATATCATTTCAAGGCGAATATCTTTTCGAGGAGATTACCTTTAAACTTGGTAATGGCGACCGAATTGGTCTAATCGGAAAAAACGGTGCAGGAAAATCAACCATGCTTCGTATTTTATCAAAAGAGCAAGAAGCCGATTCAGGGCAAATAGCTGCTGATAAAGACTTAAAAATTGGTTTCTTGAAGCAAGATATTGATTTCGATTTCGGAAAGACTGTTTTGGAAGAATCTTATGAGGCCTTTAAGGAAATAAAAACGTGTGAAAAACAACTCGAAGATATTAATACACAATTAGCTGAGCGTACAGATTACGAAAGCGAATCATACAATCAACTAATGATTGATTTGAACGATATTCAACATCAATATGAAATTTTAGGTGGTTATAGTTATCAAGGTGAAACTGAAAAGATTTTACAGGGTTTAGGTTTTAAGCGTGAAGACTTTAATAAATTAACCGATACATTTTCTGGTGGTTGGCGTATGCGAATAGAGCTGGCAAAACTCTTACTTCAAAATAATGATTTATTGTTGTTGGATGAGCCAACAAATCACCTAGATATAGAATCTATTATCTGGTTAGAGAATTTTTTGAAGAACTATGCTGGTGCTGTAGTCATTGTATCTCACGATAAAATGTTTTTAGATAATGTTACAAATAGAACTATTGAAATTTCATTGGGCCGTATCTACGATTATAACAAGCCATATACTAAGTTTTTAGCATTACGAAAAGAGATAAAAACTCAGCAACTCGCTACACAAAAAAATCAGGAGAAACAAATTCAGCAAAC
This DNA window, taken from Winogradskyella sp. PC-19, encodes the following:
- the gldM gene encoding gliding motility protein GldM, with translation MAGGKQSARQKMINLMYLVFIAMIAMTMDKEVLSAFSSMDAKFESTNAFTAKANENLLKGLEQKAEEKAEFKLPAVKAEQIKAISDKFNTYIGGLKQDILKGGNYELVNGQLPAEKMDKGDYLDEKWFTGDRLTKVGQKVMETFKKYKADIKAVLGDDVTYETAVENFDKRFDFSDVKPEEGAKLSYLDYNFQGFPAVASYAKLTSIQNDVKTTEANLYNVFLGNSLEEAITLKNYQAIVIPDKNAFYSGEKFSGKVVLGKYANVTPVKLNINGNEVSLSKEGAIDSLGNARLDFTTGNVGENEVKGTFTFMEKGEELPIEFTGNYVVVPRPNSATIAADKMNVVYRGVVNPMTISFAGVPDNRVVANAAGLTKKSNGKYDMRPAGGREVTINVTGTLDDGKKVSDKKTFRIKDLPKPIGAFNGQVGNAKLPRNNVEIGKLSADFGDDFDFKLPLNVQSFTMKVPGKPSVNCTGNRLNSAAKTALRSARRGDIVQFINIKAKASGSSIRIKTVTPVVIELAN
- a CDS encoding DUF983 domain-containing protein, with the translated sequence MIGKGNKIYSILFGVCPKCHKESMYVDKNPYHISDVLKINDHCSHCHTRYRMEPSFFYGSMYVSYGVGIAFAVVAFIISFVLLDSSLVTAFIAIVATLIAFMPIIMRLSRNIWINLFMSYDKSLGNK
- a CDS encoding NAD(P)/FAD-dependent oxidoreductase; this encodes MKNVDYIIVGCGLAGIAFSEVLKSNSKSFIVYDDASQQSSMVAAGLYNPVILKRFTEVWKAKIQLDIALPSYAKIEKELGVELDYQHPIYRRFSSIEEQNLWFTASDKPSLEPFLSTEIKKNKNQYIDASFGLGEVLHGGRIDTAHLISAYKKDLKSKGLLIEEEFDYKALDISETRLSYKDIEAKHIIFAEGYGVKHNPYFNHIPLNGTKGEVLTIKAPDLKLDTAIKSSVFIISIGNDFYKVGSTYKWKDKTNTPTEAAKQELLTKLKKFITCDFEVVDHQAGIRPTVGDRRPIVGNHPKIDNLYVLNGLGSRGVMIGPYVAQKLFNLIENNIELDNEINIKRFKKI
- the gldN gene encoding gliding motility protein GldN, which codes for MKNIKQLLLTTLGVLTFSGVFAQANILNAKIPEEIGVKTEEQLLLDNDEPLEYGYVDDRDRLYSKMTWEKVVLDERVNFPLYYPVDTNNIGPDRRSLFHVLWNSVKSGDIPKVYADSYFSQERTFEELKQSMQKIDTLDIGFDQFNADGYVDPEYITQRDIEAYDIKAYLLKGLWYFDKRQGEMKYRLLGVGPAAPDVNFIDSDDEANNEPIPLFWVFYPEARGILHEAKAFNNKNSAMPISFDHILNSRRFNGYMYKEENVYGDREVKDYIKDNALMQLMESQRIKDKIRNFEQDMWNY